GCTTGGCTCCGGATGCCGGCCGCTTGGCGGGAGCAGGTGCCCGCGATCCGAAGGACGGCACCACGGCTCCGAGGAACATCACGGCCAAGGTGCCAACACCTGCCACGGCGGCAAGGTAGAAGTAGATGTCCGAGTCTTCGGTGCTGACGGCACTTCCCATGGCATTGGCGTCCTGGTTGAACGCCAGCCCCCACATCCGCAGGAAGGCGATGCTGAAGCCAATGAACAGGCTGGTCCCCACCGCGCCGAGAAGGACCACCAGGTACCTGCGGCGGTTGAAGAGCTGGACGATGCAGGCCAGATAACAAACCAGCACGGCGCCAAGGAAGAGGTACAGGACCAGTTCCTCAAGGACGACGGCTGCGAGCACCAAGAGCCCGAGGGATACGAAGGCGGCAATGACCGCTAGCTTTCCGCTGTTCCCCATGTGACGCATGAGGTTAATCATCTCCGACCAAGTGGCCGCGCCACGCCGTCGTACATTGCAGTTGGATACCGTTGTGGGGCCCGCTCTACAAGCTTAGGGCGCGCAATACCCCTCAAAGCGGGCCTCGCAACGTGTGCGAGGCTACTTGATGACGTAGCCGTGCATGATGGTCATCACAGCGGCGACGCTCTGCTCGCGGGTGCGCTCGGGGTTGTAGGTTTGCCGGTCGAGCCCCACGACGAAGATCGCACCGAAGATGGCCGCTTCGAGGCTTCCGCGGGCGATCGACTCATCCACTGTGTACCCCTCAGCGACACGTGCCACCGCCGAGCCAATGACAGCCAGGAGTTCCGCACGGAGTTCCGCGAACACCGCACTCCATTCGCCAGGCGTCCGCCAGTTTTCACTGACCCAGAGTCGGGCGAACGACGGGTAGTCGTCCATGAACTCCATCGCCTGGCCCACCATGTTCTTCATGGATTCGAGCGGGTCGCTGCTTTGGCCTTGAACGTCCTGGAGCCGGACCAGCATGATGTCCACGCCATGCCGCAACAGCTGGGCGATGAGGTCCGACTTGCTGCCGAAGTTGTAATAGACCGTTCCCTTGGAAACCCCGGCCGCAGCGGCGATTTC
This Paenarthrobacter sp. GOM3 DNA region includes the following protein-coding sequences:
- a CDS encoding TetR/AcrR family transcriptional regulator, which encodes MSTTEPLASDSAMGGGKKLRPERTNATKQRLFEASMELIGERGAAGVTVDEIAAAAGVSKGTVYYNFGSKSDLIAQLLRHGVDIMLVRLQDVQGQSSDPLESMKNMVGQAMEFMDDYPSFARLWVSENWRTPGEWSAVFAELRAELLAVIGSAVARVAEGYTVDESIARGSLEAAIFGAIFVVGLDRQTYNPERTREQSVAAVMTIMHGYVIK